In Carettochelys insculpta isolate YL-2023 chromosome 3, ASM3395843v1, whole genome shotgun sequence, the genomic stretch TCAGGAACACCAGTGGCTTTGAAAGGGCCACTGGATACCTGGCAGGTGGCAGAAATGGCAGCTCAGGGGGAGAACTTGAGCCCTGGAGAGCTACATAATGTTTCCTACTCAATGTTGTCTGTCATTGACTATACGTGTGATTCAGTGGGGAAGGGTGCATGGAGTCAGGTTCCAGCATCTCGGCCATCCTTCTCCAGCAGCAATGCCATATCTACAATCTGCCGCCTCTTGGGGAAAGCGTGACGTGCTCTCTGCAGTGCTGGAGCTCAAGACCACTGGATATGTAGCTAGAGCATTAGGCAAGAGGGTTGTTAGGGGTATTACTTGGCATGCGACAGAGGGACTTCCAGTATGGGTTGACATAGGGGCTATGGAGGTCCAACCTCACAAGCCTATGGAAGAGTTCTGGGGGAAAATACAGAAAGCTTTTGTCCCTTTTCATAACTCCCACCCTTTCCTCCTTGGCATTTGCAAGACATTTCCTACGACTCAGCTTTACAGAGCCTTCCTGATTTCAAATGTCATTGCCACACCACTAACTCATGTTCTAGGCCAAGGATGGGCAAGATATGACCTGCACGCTGGATCTGGCTGCCAAGCTACCAGATCTGGCCCTCAGGCTGCCTcaggcatggagcagccagctgtGGATTTCAGCGGCTTCCTGCTCCCTATTGCTCTCTGTGCCGGAcaccaggagggagggggaggcttaGAGTTTCCATCCAATAGGAGGAGTCCTGGCAGCGCATTTTGTTTATCCACTTTCATCTATTGCCTCCTCACTGACTCAGAGAGAGGCCTGCAAAACTcaggagcagcgttccctgtaagctgagttcaGGGACAGCTGCTCAGCTGTGATTCAGATTccttccagctgattagcagagtgccaacagCCACTCTCACAGGGCAGCGTGGGCTTCTGCTGGGGGTGCACAGCTGCAGATGCCTCGGTTCACATAAAAATTTTTTTTGCTGCCCAGGGTGGAAAAATGTAGGGGGAACATTGCTCAGAACCTAACTGTGCAGAGTGGCAGGGGAGAGTGGCAATACATGATGTGCTTTGGTATGAATTTCACTCACATTTCTACATGAGTTTGTTCCCGTCTCGCTTAGTAGAAACCCATGCCATAGTCTCTTATTAGGAGACACAGGGTCACATCTTACTGCGTCATTTTCATGACTGGCACAGTCAGAGGACTGGAGTGAAACTCCTCTGTAATCTGTCCTCCCTGCCTTTTCCAGGAGCAGACTTTTTGTGGGAGGGACCCCAGCAAGAGAAAACGGATGggttttttcccctatccacagtacagcagccttttccctgggccacttccctggcTCCCCAAGTACCTTCTCTCGTACCTGAGTCAATGTTTCCCTCTTCAGCACAAGAACTCGTTCCTCAGCTctccagcaccacaccccctcctcccagtcctTCGCTcgtctccttctccctcccttacCTGAGGGAAACCTTTTAAAGTAGCCCAGCAGGCTGGGCGATCAGCCTACTGTGATTAGATTAATCAGATGCCTAATTAGCCTGCTTCTTCAGGCAATCTGTTAATTAGCTGCtagtgcctgcctgcctgcctggataATGTGGTGGCAGGCTCTGGAAGTCTGTGGAGGAAGCAGAAAACCATTCACCCAGTTCCTGGTATGTCTGCCCTCCATCAAATAATTGTTGCTGAGTTGAGGGACTGCAACCATGGGGCCCACTTTTGCTCCCTAGTCTGTTCACTCATCTAGGCAGggttcctctgggcagcgtccACTTGCTCCCTTGATGCCTTCGGGGACTGGTGGGTGCTgtccaggactccctgctcagtGTTTCCTTCCGGTTTCCTCATTTTAACCTGAGGACCGCTAGGCCTGTTcccatttttcttttcagttgtccCCCCCGTGACCATCTGGGTTCTTGAGCCCAGTGGgtcccttcctcccctgcttccCAATAGGACCAAGCAGTTGaagccagctgccctggctctgtcACAGGAAGCATTCTGTGTGCACATCACCGGGAGTGTGCCCATGGCAAGGGCCCTTAGATGGCACACAGAGGACAAAGATGTTGCtttaaacacaaaataaatttaaagttCAGGGAATTACCCTAGTGCTCACATGGAGCATGTAGATTTTCAGAGGAAAACAGAGGAGACCATGGATGCTGCAGGGTTTTATTTAGGGCTCAGCAGTGCACCTGGCTGAACACCTGTGCAGCGATACCTAAGCCCTGACCATGGCCTGCCCCATCTCCAAAGCCTGTGCATAGGGGATGGCAGCTGCCAGGGTGCAGGGTAGGATGGAACCTGGGCTGTGCCTTCCTCATACCATGGAGTGCATTGGACCACTGCAGCAGTCTGCATGGGTGGATTGTGCCTGGAGCaaagggaaagcaggaaccagactTTGCACCCGGGACAGTGCAGCTGTGTGCTGCTCCTTCCTTTGGCAGGATTGCAGTGTTACCATCCAGTCCTTCATGTTGTTATGGCATGAGCTGGGAGAAATCTTGCTCTGGGTCTATTATGTGATGGGTGAAGTCACCCCTCACTGTTGACAGCTGCAAGAAACTTTTAAAGAGCGATGCCTAAACCACAGCCTGATAGTTCCTGCCCAGAACCGGTAACACCATGTGGCCAGGAGGTTCTGCTAGGGATTGTGACCAGGCACTGGGTGTGTGTGTagaaatacagagaaagaaactggGTGGGATCAGAAAGCAGCAGACCGAAGGAGTAGCTGAAAGCCTGAGGTCTGATCTAGAAGAAACCTGAGGAGAAGTTTTTTGGGTCCAGGTGTGGAGGCAGAAAAGGGCATTTTTGGTGTTGGGAGCAACAGCAGCCATGTCCTGCCCCTTGGTGCCGTCTGCACTTAGAGATATGGGAGTGTCAGACCTTCCGTGTAAAGAAACAAAACGACATCAGAGAAACTCCCAACTCTCACCGGTTCCTGCTGCCGACTGGAACATCTCCAGGGACCTAAACTTTGCTTTGCTTCCCTTGTCACAAAGGGGGAGCTGTTCCAATGCCCTCAGTGCTTGGCTGTACACTGGGTCTCTGCATGGGGACATTCCAATATTCCTTTCTCGGGGTGTATGCTCGTTGGAGCAGGGACTCTAATTTACCAGCTGTCTGTACAGTACCCAGAACAATGGGGCCCaggtgatagaatcatagaacagtagaactggaagggaccttgagaggtcattgagtccagtcccctgtccccagagcaggaccaagcaccaataggtgtccatctaacctgctgttaaatatctccagttatggagattctacaacctccctaagcagtGGTGAGGCTCTTAGTCACGGCTGCCATCCAAAcaatagtgggtctgtcccacgaaagctcacctaataaattatgttgttagtctttaaagtgctactggattgcttttttgttttgatagtgtatagactagcacggctccctctctgttactattaaacaatAGTGAGtgtagggcctggggcaggtgtaGGGTTTCTTAACATTGAGACAACCAAGCTAGGGATGATGATCAATGTGACGACTGAACCTGAGCAACACTGGTTCTCGTTGGACTTCATCGGATTTCTCCTTTGCTTTTGGCAGATATTTGGAAGCTGGGTCTGGATCCTTGTAGCTGCTACCACAGTGTATTACCCTCTACTTCAGGGATGGGTTATGTACGTCTCAATCAGTTCCTTTGTTTTCTCGCTGACGTTCCTGATGTGTTACCTGTTTGGATATCACAGAAACAGCAACTCGTGGCAAATAGTGGTGAGAACACACTCAGTTATTCCAAGTGCTGCTGTCGGTGCTGGCTTTTCTGCTTCCTGTGACTGCCTTTCAGCTTCAGGTCTCACCTATCAGTTCTGAAACCAACTTTCTGCTTGCCTTCCCATGTATTCTGCATTTTTGATCTTCTCACACAAAGGGTCCAGTATATGGAATTGTGCCAGATCATTCTGCGATGTTTTTACTGGTTCTTCTCACACAAAGGGTTCAGCAGATGGAATTGTCCCAGGTTATTCTGCAATGTCCTTACTGGTTCTTCTCACATGAAGGGTTCAGCAGATGGAACTGTCCCAGGTTATTCTGCAACGTTCTTTCTGGTTCCTTTGACTCTTCTAACATTGCATGTGCACCTGATGCAAGTCAattaaaatatggaaaataaGCAGGTTGCAGGGCCACCTGTCCCTTGTGCTTCAGGTTTCAAACCTGTTGGGACTTCCTTCATAGCTGCAAACCAATTGGCTAATATAGTGTTGCAAGGTACCCTGGTGTAGTTAAGCACACAAAGGCATTTTCATTATCACCTACTTTCACAGCAATCCCTCAGCTACAGTAAACAAGTGCGGCATTTTCCATTCTTGTTCCCTGATGGATGAAAGCACAGTTTAACCTGTTGTCTTCTAAACACTAAACTCAAGAAGAAAGATAGTTTGAGGATTAAggccaggagagctgggttcaattcctggctctgctgcagagtTTTTTGGTGACCTGGTATATGTCTGTCTGCTTCCCATCTGTGAATTGGCCTAGGCTTTGTCTACGCTGGACAGATGATTGAGGATCAATTCTCCAGCGCTTGATTTAGCAGACCTAGTAAAGACATGCTAAATCGACTGCTGATTATTCTTTTATTGACTCCAATACTCCACTGGAATGAGAAGCATAAATGGAGtcaatgggacagtttctcctgtcaacctcccacagtggaCATGCCACAGTTATTCAATTtaaggtacgttgactccagctgCACTGTtcccatagctggagttgtgtcacttagttaagaacataagaatggccatacggggtcagaccaaaggtccatccagcccagtatcctgtgtgcGCACAGTGGCCAAtagctggtgccccagagggagtggaccaaacaggtaacaatcaagcaatctctctcctgccatccatctccaccttCTGACaacattccttacccatcctggctaatagccattaatggacctaacctccatgaatttatctagcttttttttaaaccctgttatagccctagccttcacagcctcctctggcaaggagttccacaggttgaccgtgtgctgtgtgaagaacaacttccttttatttgttttacacctgctgcccattaatttcatttggtgtcccctagttctgatataatgggaacaagtaaataatttttccttgttcactttctccacaccactcataatttatacacctctatcatatccccccttatcATATCCCTAACATGAAAAgttctagtctctttaatctctcttcatatgggacctatTCCAAACCCCTAAGCATTTTAGTTctccttttttgaaccttttctcaTGCCAATATATCTGTTTTGAGATGAGGAAGCCACATCTGTaggcaatattcaagatgtggttgtaccatggttttatataagggtagtaagatattctccatcttattctctatcccttttttaaggattcctaacatcctgtttgcttttttgactgctgctgtacccTGTGTGTacgctttcagagaactatccatgataactacaagatctctttcctgagaaGTTGTAGCTGAATTAGTCCCCGTCATATtgtatgcatagttgggattattttttcaagtgtgcattactttacttttatctatattaaatttcatttgccattttgttgcccaatcactcagttttgtgataTCCTTTTGAAGTTTTGCACAgtttgctttggtcttaactatcttgagcagtttagtatcatctgcaaactttgccacctcacagtttacccccttccccagattatttatgaataaattgaataggattggtcctaggactgactcttagggaacaccactagttacccctctccattctgaaaatttattatttattcctaccctctgtttcctggcttttaaccagttctcaatccatgaaaggatcttccctcttatcccatgacaatttaatttacataagagcctttggtgagggacattGTAAAAGGCTGTCTGGAAATCCAGCTTCACTGTATCTAGTGGATTTCCCTTGTCCACCtctttgttgaccccttcaaagaactctaatagattagtaagacgtgatttccctttacagaaaccatatgCTGACTTTCactcaacaaattatgttcttctgtgtgtctgacaattttattttttactatggtttcaactaatttgcccagtaccaacattagacttgctggtctgtaattgccgggATCACCTCTAGacacctttttaaatattggtgttacattagctatctaccagtcactgggtacagaagttgatttaaaggataggttacgaACCACAGtcaacagttctgcaatttcacatctgagttctttcagaactctggggtgaatgtcatctggtcctggtgacttgttactgttaagtttatcaatcagttccaAACCTTCccctaatgacacctcagtcttggataattcctcagatttgtcgcctacaAAGGACAGCTGAGATTTGGGAATCTTCCTAATATCCTCAGTCATGAAGACTGAAGTaaagaattcattgagtttctccCCAATGAGtttgtcatctttgagtgccCCTTTTGTATCTCGATCATCTAGGAGTCCCAGTGGTTGTTTAGCAGGTTTCCTTCTTCTGATGCACTTAAATGCATTCtgctattgctttttgagtttttggctagctgttcttcaaactcctttttgtcttttcttaccatatttttacatttaatttggcagtgtttatggtcctttctatttccttcactaggatttgactttgTCCCCTTGGTGTAgacctagtgtagacctgtccctATTCATACTTCCCTGCCTCACAAGGATTCATTGTCTGAGAGTGTGTAGAGGTAAGATGGGGAATATAAGCAGTTGTAGAGCAAATATATACAATAAAATATGCCTGTGAgctaatgaagctgttgaacCTTAACTCAGGCCTTTCCTATCTTTTTGTGACTTTAACTGTGCAAACTTAatgtgaaattaattttttttttgcttctattCATAGTGTAGCATCATTGACTGTAAGTACTGGGAAGATGCTTTCATTCTAAGCCTTTAAGTTGCTTGTGACTTGCAAAATCTTTTCTCTTGGGCTTGACCCTCACGTGCCTGATTTCAGTCCAAATTGAAAActtgagaaaaattgttccatgCCAACATCTTCCTTCCCACTTCTGTCAAACTGAAAAACAGgcctggagcagctgaagggccATAACTGTGTTTCTGAGCTGGAAAGTACAGCTGTTATGTGACCAATGAGGGGGCACCTGCTCTGtgaatgtgcattttaaaatcaCAAACCTGCCTCTTCTGTCTCTTGTTTCACAGGATAGTCTGTATCACGGAGCCACGGCCATTCTGTATATGAGCGCTGCGGTTTTACAAACTAATGCGACAATCGTCTCTGAGACGCAATCTGTTCAATACTATCACATCAATGTCGCTGCCTCCGTAAGTTGAATGCTTAGAGCAGAGTTTTTTGTAGCACCTGTATTTCCTATATCATTTCCATGGGAAAATGTCAACATTGctgaattttttccccatttttgttTCTTGTGTGGCGTTTTTATTTCTATTGATTGGGAAAAATCAAGGTAAAATATTTCAGGTCGATTAAGGTCATGTCAAATTGAAACTGTTTGGCTTGTCTCGATGAATTGAACTGCTTAGTTTCACGTCAGTGTGATATTTATTTGATTGTGCCTGAGCTGCCGTGGTGCTTGATGGGAGTTGTAGTTGGGATCTTCATGCCTTTGTTCTTCCTGCTGGGCTCCTGCCAGACTACATTTCccatagcaacaaagggtcctgtggcaccttatagactaacagaaaagtttctgttagtctataaggtgccacaggacccttcgttgctgttacagatccagactaacacggctgcccctccgatacaTTTCCCATGATACACTGTGAAATTCCCTCTGGCTGAACTGTATTCTAGGAGCCCATAACTACAGTTTACCATGGGAAATGTCATCTCGTCAGGGAGCCCAGCCCACGCAGGAAAGTGGGGGCATGATGCActcaaactacaactcccatgagtcATTGCGGTGGCTCAGGCTGATCCGAAACAAAATGTCTCAACATTTCCAAACTGAAGGCTTTTGTAATTTTTGGGGCCATGACAAATTTTGATATTTTTGCCTTTTCCTCACAACTGGAAATGGGAAAGACAGAAATATCTGAtttctgatcagctctgccctggagctTTCCTGTGGTTGGGTTTTTAGATTTTCTTCATCAACAGCTTGGCAGGAGCATTTTAAGGACATAAAACCCGTTGCAGAAAGGGCATGGGGGGATCCCTAAGGTCATAGATTAACATTATTCTAAAATTGGTCATTTCATTGCCCACTAATGTTTTCTTCCTTATCCCTTTTCAGGTCTTCGCTTTTATCACTACTCTGCTGTATATTTTACATGCCTTCAGAATCTACTATCACTGAAGACTGCTGTCAAAGACAGCAATTGCATGACAGAGACATAGCCCTATAACACCTGGACTTTGTGTACCTAAAACCAATGGTTTAATTGGATTAAGCTCAGAATTCAGTACAAAAGTAGGTAATTGAAAGCCAGGATCTGCTTCATAAAGGATATTTTGTCTTGTAAATCCATACTGAAGTCTCATTTTTTATACAGTATTATGTATTGTCTGTCTGAACATAGTATAGTTTGGGGAAAAGCTTCTTCAAGCAACCCTACAATATTGGCATCTTCTCTTCCTCATGTATCACAATGTCTCAGCTTTTGATCATGTCCAGGGGCTTTCTGGCTCTATGATCACTTTGTGGTAGAGGtgataaagccctggctgagatgatttactTGGGATTAGTCCTTCTTTGAGCAGgaagttggacttgatgacctcctgaggtcttctccagccctaggattctattaaaTAACTTTTTGGAAAATATAAAGGTTTCTTTGTTTTCTTATGACAGCTGCTTTGGAGACTTAGGCACATGCAGCTAGGTGACACTCACACCTAGGTCTCTGCTTGCTCTGAAGCCAACAGCCCTGTTCCAAGGATAGGGCatagtggggaaactgaggcacgggcacTCGTCCTAAAAATATTACCAAAATATTCCCACTTCATTACAGTCAGCAACTCTTTTCAGGCCTGACATACTCTCTACCCCTAAAACACTGTTGTCATGATAGGTGGCAGGTAATGTGTCATGGGGAAACCATTCATTCATTGACCGTTGGTGTTCTTGTGTGCAGTCAGTGCAGGCTGTGTATGAACGGATAACAGCGTGTGCTACCACGATGCTCTTAAAGCCTGTGTCAGGTGGGATGTAAGGTGCTGCACCCTAGGCAAAGGAAAGCATTTCTACGTGCCTGAATGTGTCTCCCAGGTCAATGAATGacactggaattttttttaaataaaagagaaataaagcTGTTGAGTTAACAAGAGGAGGCAACAACTCAACTGTCACCAGTGGAGAGGGAGGAATACTAGCAGGAAGTCTTCACCGGACAACGTGGGATCTCTTCCCAGCCTGCAAAAAGAAACTATCTGAGAACACATTTCAGTGGCTCACTGGTCTATAGAGACAAGGCGGTGGAACAATCAGGGATAAATCACTGATTGTATGCAGTATTGCTGTATTGTGAAAGAGTATGGAGTAAGGTCTTCTATGAAagcctctgagatgctggtgattaATATAATGGAGAAACGTTAGTATTATCATGATATGGAGGAATGGGTACTAACTGATGTATTATGCTTTAAAGTCTGTGTCCAAAAATAGTAAGAAACAGGTTTTCTGCAGGACAGGAAGCAAGGTAGCAATTAGGTGTTTAAATGGCTAACTGGTTAAATGATAGCACTTAATTAACAGTTTGTATTTAGGGGCTGCCACTTGGCCCTACCATAGCCAAGGCCATGACATTCTGCTGCCCAGCCTACTCCAGTCATGgggttcccagctgccagctcctccaTGGCCAGGACTGCTGTGGCCTAGCATGGCTGGCTACCGTCGGAGTTAGCTGACAATAACAGTAAGTCTGATGCTTACCAGTTGTGTTTAACATCTCTGATAGCAATCTAGCTGTCTCCAAAGTAAATTAAGCTTCATGGGTCCAAAACAATAGAAGCTCCATTTACATATGAACCTGACGGGGCTGGGAAATCCAAGAACAGCAGGGAACCTTCCTGCCTCTTGTAACACAGACTAACTTGAACTGAGACAAGGAGGTCAAAAAGACACATGCCTTCTGCTGTAACTGAGTAGATAAAAGAGCTGAAAACTCTGAGCTCAGAAGCTCCTGACCACAGCATCTGGTCCGTCATGCTGGCAAAGAAGCATAGTGAGAAACTATATCAGGGTTGATCTCCTGGTTCCGTTTCATGCTTCTCATGGGGacacacaaaagcaaactatCAGGGGGTCGACTCtcgacccctgcactcctcaatcTCTCAAGGATCGAGGCAGGTCTGTGGgatagtttctcccattgaccttcctgaGTGACGATGGCCACGTAAGTTGATTATAGATAAGTcggttccagctatgcaattggtgtagctagaattgcatatccaggatggactttcaggtctagtgtaaacctggcctaaGACAGACTAGAATCAGGATGGAGTCTTAGAAGCGTATTTTGACAGGTGTCTGCTTGTAACCTGTTGTCTTTATTCCTTACTCTTGTGAATTTGGTTAATAAACTTCTGCCTTTGGCTATAACCCAACCCAGTGTTGGGACTGAGAGGAGCATGTGTGGCAAACTTCTCTTAAAACAGTGAGGTGCAGCACATTGGGTCTTTCAAGACGCAATGAATTAAGCAAAGTCTGAGTGTTCCAGTGAGAGGGATGAATGCTACAGAGCATGACTCTGGGGAACTCAGGTACTTACTTGCCAGGCAAGGTTAATGCCGGTAAAATCTCAAAGAGTTTGCTGGTGTGGTAAACCACCTCGTGCAGCAGGGAATGGACAGAGAAGTAACACTTGGGCTGTTAATTCAGGCTTTCCAGAACAGCATGTCACAGCCCTACTGCCTTTGGAAAGGGACCCAGACTTTCATCACATAGATCATAGACTCACAGCTAACTTAATCAAtgatttagctattggcatagaaagtacgcttattaagttggggcatgataccaagctgagaagggttgcaactgctttggaggatagggtcatactTCAAAATGAtccggacaaactggagaaatggtctcaggtaaacaggatgaagtttaataaagacaaatgcaaagtgctccacttgggaaggaacaatcagcttcatactgtagggtgcgagaagacagtGTAACGGTTGAGAGTGCAGTTCGACCCCTGTGTGAATCCTTAGGAGAAtttaaacagaccagtctgtgcaaggtgaaaagctgcaaaataactaaccctgccatgggaactactgcaaaACGAGGCGCGCTTgacaagacttcaaggctacgcggGCAGTAAGCCACAAAAGATAGTGAttggaatgcataggcaattttaggcaatcttatgttaaagAGTTAAGCTTTAttagctagtgttaggaggcctgttacagagcctctccccgagcgaagctccgacgcgtcaggttttcccccactggtgactgcggcgtttccggggctcccgttgcaggtgtcacgcgctttcaataaaccaaatatagcactcaccttctgggtgcagcctcgtttctggggaacccgagcctggttggctacaattggcgcagcgagcagggttctccaggtatgatgcctttttggttgaaagcgggggaggcagggaagccagcgctgtccctgcagcgcataacaggatggccctcgacagagcgatgggggccggtagtgtggatggtggcctgttgagcagccccagcagactggccagagttgcaggaggcagcaggcgtGACAtcagtacaggtagaaggggtgttgcatcggctgcggctgagccgctggccagggacagaaaaaagggcagtgggagaggtagcatggcttttcctaactgccctccgggccctggatgatgagcttctccgcttgcagaaggcgctggcggggaaggagcaggaatgtcacgatttggcggatgcgcgggcaatagcgcaggaggtggttactgcgcagtctgaaaggacgcaagagttaacccatcattgAGAGGTGTTGGCGGCGAGAGTTGCAAATCGGCGGCGCGTaaaactagggaaagaaccggTGTCAACGGCCCAAGTGTGTGTGGTCCTTGCATTAGCCACTTGGAACCCTAAGACCTGGTCtgggaacatttggagctcttcctcgtctgaggaggtgtagccagacaaaggtctcccccttacaagccagcttgctgcccctcctaaggtgcctcacaagcacacagggcacggaacagctgctgacagcacagtctttgatgtctcccacagaggcccagatgtgctagctcatcgtgaccctgagaaacagaaagtacagataaaaggctaacaggccaactgtcaataagggggcctcaggaaattaccccagctggcactgatggatttgatgcacccacacagccatcccagaaaagaaatctccgcccttgtaaaagactgttctgtactcccaaattgcctatctcctgtcttacaagtgcaaattaagtaagaattgcccttgtaaaaactggcgtcacaaaagacagaccagtacgatctggcaccacagataagaaagaggatacacgacccaaggggtataaagatgggcccagcagcactctgactctgactgcattcccaccaactacctgctggtcgggttaggtgattgcctcccgaggtctgcaactggggacgcccaaccttgtattcatctttctgtggaattgagtgaccgatcctggcttggctacgctggtatcgagagacacaaggagggtaagatttacccatattaaggagggtaagatgtacctatattaaggtctccttttggtgtgcacagttaaagaattagagctctatagatagatgctatTGCATTAAGACATCATGGTATTGAATTgcaatgtaacctgttaacacctgtactctgctagcatataagaagtagacaatagccttttgtaaccgcacgcttataactatagcttaataaacttgtaactagttaagatctaagcctgactggtgttactctctgtcactgcaacacagccggcacaataaaaagaactttaaccatttggttaccacagcctggccgtaggtgagagtgctaaga encodes the following:
- the MALL gene encoding MAL-like protein; the protein is MSSIPVTQPESELPTGARVFIRLPYAFILPELIFGSWVWILVAATTVYYPLLQGWVMYVSISSFVFSLTFLMCYLFGYHRNSNSWQIVDSLYHGATAILYMSAAVLQTNATIVSETQSVQYYHINVAASVFAFITTLLYILHAFRIYYH